One window of Candidatus Dormiibacterota bacterium genomic DNA carries:
- a CDS encoding HD domain-containing phosphohydrolase, with protein MPRFSHRLALKIVLPFAALTLAIGAVGTLTATGELSSRSQGAFDAQLVHDGIVASSMVTTADTDRRAILRLLAGGSGLSQNWDKTPALQAWLERALTIHPNVIVEAVDTSGREIVGVVGHGALADTVSQSHDLSGWPGLSYMLSGGATTVDLVASAPKPAIYTGQPVRNAANNLIGAILVGDYLDDRASAIKASLPHDDITFYDVNGQILSTSLSIPLSQWSTLALDASTRARVSPSSVVELSRMAGGPGTEIVSPWTLRTTNLGYVGTTASTAGLLADSNQLRIILVTLFLAGVLLTLGIGIWLARRITRPVHRLVEATRLVSAGDLDHQAPVTTHDEIGELTDSFNQMTRSLKEKSASLRTTMTQLQDTYLMTIEALAAAVEARDPYTHGHTRRVEEYATIMAKELGCTEAEVGALRRACVLHDIGKIGIEDAILRKQARLEPDEAMRMQKHPVIGVDMLKGIDFLDPVLPLIRHHHERWDGNGYPDELRADEIPLGARILAVADAVDAMTSDRPYRAARTFDYAKTEILKGSATHFDPEVVTAFIKSQRAIEELLRATAGDDMHHHPDSDDLGGWRMHVVGR; from the coding sequence ATGCCCCGCTTCAGCCATCGGCTGGCATTGAAGATCGTGCTCCCCTTCGCCGCCCTCACGCTGGCGATAGGCGCCGTCGGCACCCTGACCGCCACCGGCGAACTGAGCAGCCGAAGCCAGGGTGCGTTCGATGCCCAGCTCGTCCACGACGGCATCGTGGCGAGCTCGATGGTGACCACCGCCGATACGGACCGGCGAGCGATCCTTCGCCTCCTTGCCGGCGGGTCTGGCCTCAGCCAGAACTGGGACAAAACCCCAGCACTGCAGGCCTGGCTGGAACGAGCGCTCACCATCCACCCCAACGTCATCGTCGAGGCGGTCGACACCTCAGGACGGGAGATCGTTGGAGTCGTCGGCCACGGCGCGCTCGCCGACACCGTGAGCCAGAGCCACGACCTGAGCGGCTGGCCCGGCCTCTCCTACATGCTGAGCGGCGGCGCGACCACGGTTGACCTGGTGGCGTCCGCGCCAAAGCCTGCCATCTACACCGGCCAGCCGGTTCGCAACGCGGCCAACAATCTGATCGGCGCCATCCTCGTTGGCGACTATCTCGACGATCGGGCCAGCGCGATAAAGGCGTCGCTACCCCATGACGACATCACCTTCTACGACGTCAACGGCCAGATCCTGAGCACGTCCCTCAGCATCCCGCTGAGTCAGTGGTCGACGCTCGCCCTCGACGCGAGTACGCGCGCTCGTGTCAGTCCCAGCAGCGTCGTCGAGCTCTCCCGGATGGCTGGCGGCCCCGGCACGGAGATCGTCTCGCCGTGGACCCTACGGACGACGAACCTGGGCTACGTCGGGACGACCGCCTCCACTGCGGGCTTGCTGGCCGACTCGAACCAGCTGCGGATCATTCTCGTCACGCTCTTCCTTGCCGGCGTGTTGTTGACGCTCGGCATCGGTATCTGGCTGGCGCGTCGCATCACTCGCCCGGTGCACCGGCTGGTAGAGGCGACCCGGCTGGTCAGCGCCGGCGACCTGGACCACCAGGCGCCGGTGACGACCCATGACGAGATCGGCGAGCTCACCGATTCCTTCAACCAGATGACGCGCAGCCTGAAAGAGAAGAGCGCCTCGTTGAGAACGACGATGACGCAACTCCAGGACACGTACCTGATGACGATCGAGGCGCTGGCGGCGGCGGTCGAAGCCCGCGATCCCTACACGCATGGGCACACGCGACGCGTCGAGGAGTACGCCACCATCATGGCGAAGGAACTCGGCTGTACCGAGGCGGAGGTCGGCGCGCTGCGCCGCGCCTGCGTGCTGCACGACATCGGCAAGATCGGCATCGAGGATGCCATCCTCCGCAAGCAGGCCCGCCTCGAGCCCGACGAAGCGATGCGAATGCAGAAGCACCCCGTGATCGGGGTCGACATGCTGAAGGGCATCGATTTCCTCGACCCGGTGCTCCCCCTGATCCGCCACCATCACGAGCGTTGGGACGGCAATGGCTACCCCGATGAGCTACGCGCGGATGAGATTCCGCTCGGTGCCCGCATCCTGGCGGTCGCCGACGCGGTCGACGCCATGACATCCGACCGCCCCTATCGGGCGGCGCGCACCTTCGACTACGCGAAGACGGAAATCCTCAAAGGCTCCGCCACGCACTTCGATCCCGAAGTCGTCACCGCTTTTATCAAGAGCCAGCGCGCCATCGAGGAGCTGCTCCGCGCCACGGCGGGAGACGACATGCACCATCACCCCGATTCGGACGACCTCGGCGGCTGGCGGATGCACGTCGTCGGCCGTTAA